One Candidatus Binatia bacterium DNA window includes the following coding sequences:
- a CDS encoding TIGR03560 family F420-dependent LLM class oxidoreductase, whose product MSTFKRPIRFGVSLAQVRSSWDDVVEFAQNAERLGFDSLWAIDHFVGIPDASVPIFEGWTAMAALASATERIRLGHQVLCVGFRHPPLLAKMAATLDHASHGRFTLGLGAGWNEEEFKSYGLSFPSIGTRLHQLEEALDVIKKLWTEEPVSFFGEQFHVEDAYCRPRPVQDPHPPILVGGSGEKVLLKIVAEHADIWNNMGWAHSLLTRKIGVLHKHCETLKRDPGEIEISQQLLAAIGETETEARVATERVCAELPFLSGGDDLIIAGRPAQCIERIQKTIDMGATTLMLSFGRTPSLEALELFAAEVMPAFR is encoded by the coding sequence ATGAGTACCTTCAAACGTCCAATTCGGTTCGGCGTCTCGCTGGCGCAGGTCCGCAGTTCCTGGGACGACGTCGTCGAGTTCGCCCAAAACGCCGAGCGGCTGGGCTTCGACTCTCTCTGGGCGATCGACCACTTCGTCGGTATCCCGGACGCATCGGTCCCCATCTTCGAAGGCTGGACCGCGATGGCCGCCCTGGCGTCGGCCACGGAACGGATTCGTCTCGGTCACCAAGTGCTCTGCGTCGGTTTCCGCCACCCCCCGCTTCTCGCGAAGATGGCCGCCACGCTCGATCACGCCTCCCACGGGCGCTTCACGCTCGGGCTCGGCGCCGGCTGGAACGAAGAGGAGTTCAAGAGCTACGGCCTCTCGTTCCCGTCGATCGGCACGCGACTGCACCAGCTCGAGGAAGCGCTCGACGTCATCAAGAAGCTCTGGACCGAGGAGCCGGTGAGCTTCTTCGGCGAGCAGTTCCACGTCGAAGACGCGTACTGCCGGCCCCGCCCGGTCCAGGACCCACACCCGCCGATCCTCGTCGGAGGTTCCGGTGAGAAGGTGCTGCTCAAGATCGTCGCCGAGCACGCGGACATCTGGAACAACATGGGCTGGGCTCACAGCCTGCTGACCCGCAAGATCGGCGTCCTGCACAAGCACTGCGAGACCCTCAAGCGAGACCCGGGCGAGATCGAGATCTCACAGCAACTCCTCGCCGCGATCGGCGAAACCGAGACCGAAGCCCGCGTTGCTACCGAGCGCGTCTGCGCCGAGCTCCCCTTCCTGTCGGGCGGCGACGACCTCATCATCGCCGGTCGCCCCGCGCAGTGCATCGAACGCATTCAGAAAACGATCGACATGGGCGCGACCACGCTGATGCTCAGCTTCGGCCGCACGCCGAGCCTCGAAGCCCTCGAGTTGTTCGCCGCCGAAGTGATGCCGGCGTTCCGCTAG
- a CDS encoding carboxypeptidase regulatory-like domain-containing protein has protein sequence MIDRLGRLGAVLLLAAAVSSCGDSARPGSAGVGQDVFGHELSGQVTEASGTPMSGVMVTAHDDARSQSVSVYTSGTGQYRFPEIDAADYRLEARRIGHRSSSAAASTVDGSVVVDFVLEPTADISDQLPASYFYDLLEWPNERVRGDFSRACANCHQIGNSMWRKDWSEEEWQEVIDRMIGYGGVPFFDETRPLLLPTILRAFGRDAPAPTFALPPPPTGDATRVVVREWELDPEGMPGCHDLELAEDGRVFTVGGMYSLDPATGERGRHPIQGGGHSVERAPDGAMWITAPGPEQLIRFDVETGETTHFDQPKIGEDLGSYPHTLRFDASGRIWYSLTRSNHVARFDPANEEFAYYRLPDADPAVSGVPIPVAYGCDVAPDQTVWFSQLFGHQIGRIDPDTGDVKFWRPPFDGPRRLRVGPDNIVWVPGYGASVLGRFDPADESWRVFPLPAQPGRGELPYAIAVNHETGDVWITGSNSDTLIRFRPATEEFTSFHLPTPVDFTREIEFDDDGNIWTCTSSGEISDDRPGTGRLLELQLLDRVGSCGDGAIQLGEECDDGNAFGCDGCAADCRIETGCGDGSLCGAEQCDDGNLASCDGCSATCEVEAGFWCGDGVTNATCGEECDPAGELCTRDCRVRPGCGDGILDDGEECDDANLGSCDGCSEACMLETGCGDGTPCAPEECDDGNAFDCDGCNAMCRVEPGGVCGDGLVDPVCGEECDPPGSGCSFSCTVGASLPLGTRHLTFGGTFHTSALGIETALGELDGVFDLFAGAPDAEGRASIGLEGPAHYSAPILGGSFGRYCIRVDSCTGWIDCDGGSAVDVTVIQDSQGPGLQGEPVRITTGLGGDGGSGAVQLRCVQAFAQIQPGEGDDCTTAEYPEAGEVVYTTGTTQAYFENAAPKIGAGAIGATGTNFACETWGHEDGEGVLAASFLAEEDRQAGDVANVNLVDD, from the coding sequence ATGATCGATCGACTCGGGAGGTTAGGAGCCGTCCTCCTCTTGGCAGCAGCGGTGTCGAGTTGTGGCGATTCGGCGCGGCCGGGGTCGGCCGGGGTTGGCCAGGACGTGTTCGGCCACGAGTTGTCCGGGCAGGTGACCGAGGCGTCGGGCACACCGATGTCCGGCGTGATGGTCACGGCGCACGACGACGCCCGGAGTCAGAGTGTTTCGGTCTACACGAGCGGCACCGGGCAGTATCGCTTCCCGGAGATCGATGCCGCCGATTACCGACTCGAAGCGCGTCGGATCGGTCATCGTTCTTCGTCTGCGGCGGCGTCGACGGTAGACGGCTCGGTCGTCGTAGACTTCGTTCTGGAGCCGACCGCCGACATTAGTGACCAGCTTCCTGCCTCGTACTTCTACGATCTCCTCGAGTGGCCGAACGAGCGCGTGCGCGGAGACTTCTCGCGCGCCTGCGCCAACTGTCACCAGATCGGCAACTCGATGTGGCGCAAAGACTGGAGCGAAGAGGAGTGGCAAGAAGTCATCGATCGAATGATCGGTTACGGCGGCGTGCCGTTCTTCGACGAGACGCGCCCGCTCCTGCTTCCGACGATTCTAAGAGCCTTTGGGCGCGACGCGCCGGCGCCGACGTTCGCTCTGCCGCCGCCGCCCACCGGGGATGCGACTCGCGTCGTCGTCCGCGAGTGGGAACTGGATCCGGAAGGCATGCCGGGGTGTCATGACCTCGAGCTGGCGGAGGATGGTCGGGTCTTTACCGTCGGTGGGATGTACTCGCTCGATCCCGCGACCGGGGAACGGGGACGGCATCCGATCCAGGGAGGTGGGCACTCGGTCGAACGCGCTCCCGACGGTGCGATGTGGATCACCGCGCCCGGCCCCGAGCAGCTCATCCGGTTCGATGTGGAGACCGGCGAGACCACGCACTTCGACCAACCGAAGATCGGCGAGGACTTGGGTTCGTATCCCCACACGCTGCGCTTCGATGCGTCCGGGCGCATCTGGTATTCGCTGACGCGCTCGAACCACGTCGCGCGGTTCGATCCCGCGAACGAGGAGTTCGCCTACTACCGCCTGCCTGACGCCGATCCCGCCGTCAGCGGCGTCCCGATCCCGGTGGCGTACGGCTGTGACGTCGCACCGGACCAGACGGTGTGGTTTTCGCAGTTGTTCGGGCACCAGATCGGCCGGATCGATCCCGACACCGGTGACGTGAAGTTCTGGCGGCCGCCGTTCGACGGGCCGCGGCGCTTGCGCGTGGGTCCAGACAACATCGTTTGGGTGCCCGGATACGGAGCGTCCGTGCTCGGGCGCTTTGATCCCGCGGACGAGTCGTGGCGGGTGTTCCCGCTGCCGGCCCAACCGGGGCGCGGCGAGCTCCCGTACGCGATCGCCGTGAATCACGAGACGGGTGATGTCTGGATCACGGGATCGAACTCCGACACCCTCATCCGGTTCCGGCCGGCGACCGAGGAGTTCACGTCGTTTCACCTACCGACGCCGGTCGATTTCACCCGCGAGATCGAGTTCGACGACGACGGGAACATCTGGACCTGCACATCCAGTGGAGAGATCTCCGATGATCGGCCCGGCACGGGGAGGCTGCTGGAGCTCCAGCTGCTCGATCGGGTCGGCTCGTGCGGCGACGGTGCGATCCAACTCGGTGAGGAGTGCGACGACGGCAACGCGTTCGGTTGCGACGGCTGTGCCGCGGACTGCCGGATCGAGACCGGTTGCGGTGATGGATCCCTCTGCGGCGCCGAGCAGTGTGACGACGGCAATCTAGCGAGCTGCGACGGCTGCTCCGCGACCTGTGAGGTCGAAGCCGGTTTTTGGTGCGGTGACGGCGTGACGAACGCCACGTGCGGTGAAGAGTGCGACCCCGCCGGGGAGCTCTGTACGCGTGACTGCCGTGTTCGCCCAGGCTGCGGTGACGGAATCCTCGATGACGGTGAGGAGTGCGACGACGCGAATCTTGGGAGCTGCGATGGTTGTTCGGAGGCCTGCATGCTCGAGACCGGGTGCGGCGACGGGACTCCGTGTGCGCCGGAAGAGTGCGACGATGGGAACGCGTTCGACTGCGACGGTTGCAATGCGATGTGTCGGGTCGAGCCGGGTGGCGTGTGTGGCGACGGGCTCGTCGATCCGGTCTGCGGCGAGGAATGCGATCCGCCCGGCTCTGGTTGCTCGTTCAGTTGCACCGTCGGCGCCTCATTGCCGCTCGGAACCCGGCACCTGACGTTTGGTGGCACCTTCCATACGTCCGCGCTTGGCATCGAGACGGCTCTCGGCGAGTTGGACGGTGTATTCGATCTCTTCGCGGGGGCGCCGGATGCCGAGGGTCGCGCTTCGATCGGCCTCGAAGGGCCGGCGCACTACTCGGCGCCGATTCTCGGTGGAAGCTTCGGGCGCTACTGCATCCGGGTCGACTCCTGCACGGGATGGATTGATTGCGATGGCGGGAGCGCAGTCGACGTCACTGTGATTCAGGACAGCCAGGGGCCGGGCCTTCAGGGTGAGCCCGTGCGCATCACGACCGGGCTGGGTGGGGATGGCGGGTCGGGTGCGGTCCAACTCCGCTGTGTTCAAGCCTTCGCGCAGATCCAGCCGGGCGAAGGCGATGACTGTACGACCGCGGAGTACCCGGAGGCGGGAGAGGTCGTGTACACGACCGGCACCACCCAGGCATATTTCGAGAACGCTGCGCCGAAGATCGGCGCGGGCGCAATCGGCGCGACCGGTACGAACTTCGCGTGTGAGACCTGGGGTCACGAGGACGGAGAGGGCGTGCTGGCGGCGAGCTTCCTCGCAGAGGAGGATCGCCAGGCCGGCGATGTTGCGAACGTGAATCTCGTCGACGACTGA